ATCGGGATGGCTGCGGAAGTAGGTCAGGCGGTGGATGGCATAGAGGCGCTCGAGTTCGGCGATGGGCGTGGGGTGGTCGTACACGGAAATGGGCACCAGGCGATCGTCATGGCCCCCGTAACCGCCCCCGGCCCGCACCACCAGCAGGCCCGCGGACTGCTGGCCGCGCACCTCCCCCCCCGCGCCTTGGCCCGCGGCCAGGGCCGCCAGCAGGCGCTCGGCCAGGGGGCCGCGTGTGCCGGCGAAGGTCTCGGCCATGGCCTCCACCACCGCCGGGCCGGCGAGCACGTTGCCCTGGGCGGTGAAGTGCTCCCCCTGGAGCGCGCCGCACCAGGGAAAGCACTCCGCCCCGGTGTAGGCCGCGCTGCGTCCGCGGGCGTCCACGATGCCCACCTGGCGCACGGCCCGCTCGGGGTCGCCCCCCACCAGGATGTCCAGGGCCTGCTCGGGGCTCGCCCCCTGCTCCAGCAGGGCCAGACCGCGATGGCCGAAGCCCGGGTTCAGGTAGGCCTGGGAGGCGATGGCCCCCACCCCGGCCCGGGCGAACGGGATGGTCACCCCGGCGTTGGGGAACTTGGACTGCACGGCCACGCCCAGGTCCCCACTGTCCAGATCGAAGGCGACGATGGAATAGGTCATGGGCGATACACCCCGAGGGAGACGGGCGCCGGCCTCATTGGCCCCCTGCCGGACGAGACTTTAACACCCTCGATTCCGTGCGCCATTTCCTCTCTAGAACGGGATTGGATCATCATCGTCATATGGCGCGATATCCCTGGCCAAGTTAAGAAACACCCCGAGTGACTCGCACAGATTTTTTACTGTTTCGCTATGCGTCAGTTTTTCCTCCGGCGTCTTGGCCTTTGCCATTGCCCTCAGAGCGGCTTCGATTTCCTTTGAAATTCCGTCCATTATTTTCTCAGGATCCATCATTCCTCCAAGTATTTGGTTTTCACCGTTGTTGATTATGCAACGAAACGTTCTTCGCGCATCATTCGTAGTGACTCCACAGGCTTTAGACCGCAACAAGCCTTTTTACCTTGAGTTCTTTGCGATGT
The Gammaproteobacteria bacterium DNA segment above includes these coding regions:
- a CDS encoding DUF1028 domain-containing protein, producing the protein MTYSIVAFDLDSGDLGVAVQSKFPNAGVTIPFARAGVGAIASQAYLNPGFGHRGLALLEQGASPEQALDILVGGDPERAVRQVGIVDARGRSAAYTGAECFPWCGALQGEHFTAQGNVLAGPAVVEAMAETFAGTRGPLAERLLAALAAGQGAGGEVRGQQSAGLLVVRAGGGYGGHDDRLVPISVYDHPTPIAELERLYAIHRLTYFRSHPDDLVPVAGATARELQALLRERGFYRGAMDGECGPLMRRALHDFMGWENYDERIRDDGLIDREVLEDIRRKHGVAGAQSEAP